The segment CGCTGAGCGCGACGGACCCGGACGGGGACGCGCTGGCGTTCACGGCGGCGGGCCTGCCTGCGTTTGCGAGCCTGGTGGACCACGGGGACGGGACGGCGACCTTGACCCTTGCCCCCGGCTATGACGATTCCGGGAGCTACCCGGGCGTGGAGATCACGGTTACGGACGATGGCGAACCGCCGTTGAGCGACAGCGAGACGATCACGATCACGGTAGCGGACGTGCCAGTCGAGACACTCGAAATCTCCCGTGAAGTTTCGCCTGAGCGGTACACTCCGGGTCAGACCCTGGACGTTGCCGTGACGTTCACATACGACGGGTCCGACCCCGTGACGGCGCTCGGCCTGTTCGAAACACTGCCTGATGGCTGGACGTACGTCGAGCCGGTCAGTGGGCCGTCCGCAGTGATATCGCCGACGCCCGGCCAAGGCGGGACTCTGGAGTTCGCTTGGCTGGCCGTGCCGGCGTTCCCTGCAACGTTTGTATATCGCGTGGAGGTTCCTGCTGAGGAAAGCGGGACACAGATGATCTCCGGCTATGCTGAGTACCGTCTGTGCTGCGACCCAATCCAAACGTCTGTTCTGGAGACATCTATTCCAGAGCAGAGTGCGCCGGTCGCGAACCCGGATTCGTATACGGTGCCCGAAGACCAGACGCTGACGATTGTGGCGCCGGGTGTCTTGGGCAACGATACCGATGCGGAGGGCAACGCGTTGGCGGCGGTGTTGGTGACTGGCCCCGGCCACGGTGCTCTGACGTTCAATGCGGATGGGTCGTTCGTATACACGCCCGCGGCGAATTACAACGGCGCGGACAGCTTCACGTACAGGGCCAACGACGGCTCGCTTGACAGCAACGAAGCGGCGGTGACCATCACGGTCACGCCGGTCAACGATGCGCCGGTTGCGGACGCGGGCGATGACCAGATCAACGCGCTCACCGGCCGGACAATCACCCTGGACGGCAGCGACTCGTACGACGTGGACGGCGACTTGATCGCTTACGAGTGGCGTTTCCAGACTCTGCCGCCCGCGAGTGCGTTGACGGACAACGATATCGCCGGTTGGGATACCGCCAGTCCGTCGTTCATTCCGGACGTTGCGGGCGATTTCGTGCTCGAGCTGGTGGTGAGGGACTACGAGCTGGACAGTGATCCGGATTACGTGATGGTCTCGGCTGACGCGCAGGCTGCCCCGAACGCTGATGCCGGCGGGAATCAGGAGACCTTGCTCGGCGATGTGGTGGTGCTGGATGGATGCAGCAGTTACGACCCGGACAATGGTCCGGAGCCTCTTACGTACGCCTGGAGCTTCTTCAGCGTGGCGGCCGGGAGCGCGTTGACGGACGACGACATCGTCGACAGTACCTTGTGCAGTGCGTCGTTCACGCCGGACGTGGCGGGGGTGTACGAACTGGTGCTCACCGTATCGGATGGGTTTGAATCTGATATCGCTGTAGCCGTTATCACGGTTACGGAGCAGGAGAACGTGCCGCCGGTTGCCGATGCCGGCTCTGACCAGAGTGTTGCGTATGGAACCCAAGCCTATCTCGATGGGTCGGCCAGTTATGACCCGGATAGCGGGCCTCAGCCATTGGCGTTCCTGTGGAGTTTTGTCTCCCTGCCGGCTCTTAGCGGGCTGACCAATGACGACATTTCCGGGCGGACGACGGCGCTTCCCTGGTTCACTCCGGATGTGGCCGGGAACTACGTGCTGCAGCTGGAAGTGACGGATGGCGAGGACACGGCGACGGACAATGTCGAGGTCATCTGCGTAAAAGAACTGACTTTCCAGGACGTGACCGGCCGCGTCTCCATGAGTACTGCCAACGAAAGCGCGTACATGACAAGTCGCATCACGCGCATGATGGTTTGCACGGCAGACCTGACCATTACCAATGTTTCAACGGAAACAATTGAACTCCCGATACACGCCGTTTTCGTGGGCACTGCGCCAGGATCGATTCCCGGTCGCTGGCAGATCGATATGCCGGAAGCCAGCGGCCAGAGGGAGAATGGTGATTTCTATTACGATTTGGGCGAGAAGACCGGTATCACGGAGTTGCTCCCCGGGCAATCCGTGACGTTCCAGATCAAGTTTGTGTTCCATTTCTCGTTGCTTCACCGATTCTCCGAGGTGATTCAGGTGTGGGGCATGGCGCCATAAGACAACAACGGTACGCGGGCTGCTTGCGGGACACGGATAGACCCGTAAGTAGCCCGCGAAAAGTGATGCGAGTCACTGGTGCGAAGAACAGGAGGTTCAGTTTTATGTGCAAACGATACTTCGCGATGAGCCCCATCATTCTGGCCGCCAGCCTGTGTTGCGCTGGAACGGGTTACGCAACATTGGTCAACGGAGATTTCTCCAGCGGCCTGGACGGATGGTCGGTTCAGGGAGACGTAGCCGTTGAAAGCGGGGCGGCCGTTTTGAGAGACGATGCCGAGTGGTACAGCCTCCTGTTTCAAGGCGCTGCTTTGGAGCCGGGGGCATATACCCTCCAATTCGATTTTTTCAATGCGCTGTCGGGTGACGTGCCGGATTTCGCGCTCGGGCCGGACTACTTCGTGGCCAGCCTGTACTTCACCGATGACCTCGGGGCGTTCGACCTGCTCAATGGCGTGTATGACGACGCCATCGGCTTGATGGACATGGACTTCGCGGGGATCATCTCGTCGAGCGGCTCGATTGCTCCTGTGGCCGGGATGGATGGGTGGTATCGGTACTCGATCGGTTTCAGTAACGCCTATGCGTATGCGATTCCCGTGTTTGAGATGATGGACTTCAATTTCGTCGACAACGACAGCGGGGTGGGGGTCGACAACGTAAGGATTGATCCCATCATTCCCGAGCCGGCTACCGCGCTTCTGTTCGCATGCGGTTTGGCGTTGCGTGCCGCTTGGAAACGCCGTGCGGCCAAGTAGAGCCGGCGGCGATGACAGGTTGACGGTAGGCGGTCTGTTGGATTCTTGAGTGAGGGGGCCTTTGCCCGAATTGACAGAGCGGAGGACAACACCAGGATGGTTTCTTCGCGGGCAAAGGCCCCTTTCTGTAATTTCGGGTAGTAGAGAGGGATGCCGGATCCTGCAAGCCCGATGCAGTTAGTTCTCGTGTTTTGGAGGGAAACGACTTGTCAAGGAATTGGGCATGTGGAAATACACACGTTGGAGAGGAATCTTGGCGGCGGCAAGGCAGATGCACTGTAAACCCGAGTAAGCGCGCTGCCGTGCATGCGAGCATCGGATATAAAAAGGGCACATTTGTTGGGAGGAACCAAAATGGGGATCGGTAGGGGTACCTGGAACTCCCGGCCGGGGGCAGTCGGGAACAATGGAGAGTATGCGGCATCCACCGGGCGTACAGGGTTCTGGCACGTTGCGTGTGAATTGCTGCTGCTGGCTGGCGTGATGGCAGAGGCTCTCCCGGCATGGGGCGCAGAGTCCAGTCCGGCTGTCCCTATCCGCTGGAGAGCGGAAGGTCTTGTTTCTGGTGCCGCGGCCACCACGGAGTCGATGGCCTCCCTTGGTTCCGGACCCAGCCGGCACGTCATTGCTCAGTTTGACCGCGCGCTTGATGCGCAGGAGCGGGCCAAACTGCGCGCGGCGGGGGTAAACCTCCTCCGATATCTTGATGGCAACGCCTACTTCGCGCGAATCAGCGGCAAAGAGGCGGGTCTGCGCGCGGCAGAGGATGCCGGACTTGCGGCGGCGTTCGAGGTCAGACCCGAGTGGAAACTGGACCCGATGCTTCTCAAGGGCGCCTACCCGTCGTATTGTGTTTTCGATAGCCGGGGGGCCCAGGGACGGCTTGCCAAGGACAAGTTGTCAAAAGGGGGTGATGAGCAGGTCGAGACCTTGGCAATCTATGTCATTTTTCAGGCGGATGTCGAGCTGGAGCGGGACGGGGTAGATGCTCTCGAGCGCGTTGGCGGGGCTGTGCGCAGCTACATGCGGAGCATTAATGGGCTGGTGGCGTGGATTCCCCTGGCGAATCTCTCCGCGCTTGCCGCGGAAGACGTTGTGGAGTGGATCGAACCCCCCTTGCCGCCGTTTGACGTGAACAACGATTCCAACCGGGTAATCACCCAGGTCGATACCGTGAACGCCCCGCCGTACGGATTGGACGGCTCCGGGATCAACGTGCTCGTGTATGACGGCGGCACCGCGCTGGCCAGCCACGTGGATTTCGACGGGCGATTGACCGTATACGACGCATCAGGTCTTCATTACCATCCAACGCACGTGGCGGGAACGATTGGCGGCAGCGGAATCGGCAGTGCGGGGGCGGGAGGGACGGCCCTCCAATGGCGCGGCATGGCGCCCGCGGTCACCATCGCCTCGTACGGGTTCGAGTACGACGGCACGGGCACATTTCTGTACACCAACCCAGGCGACCTGGAAGATGACTATGACGAGGCAATAAACGTCCACGGGGCGATGATATCCAACAACTCGATCGGCACCAATGTTGCTGCAAACGGGTTTCCCTGCGAATACGAGGGCGATTATGGGGCCACGTCGATGCTCATCGACGCCATCGTGTGCGGCAGTCTCGGCGCTCCCATGCGCATCATCTGGGCCAACGGGAATGAACGGGGCCCTGGAACGTGTGGCACCACATACCACACGACGGCCCCGCCTGCCTGCGCCAAGAACCACATTACCGTGGGCGCGTTGAATTCGAACAACGACAGCATGACGGACTTTTCGAGCTGGGGACCGGCGGACGATGGCCGCATCAAACCCGACATCTGCGCGCCGGGCTGTCAGTCCAATGGAGACGGAGGCGTTACGTCGACGTGGTCCGATGGCGGTTACGGGACGATCTGCGGAACGTCGATGGCCGCCCCGACCGTTACCGGCCTGGGGGCCCTGATTCTGCAGGAGTGGAAGAACCTGTTTCCGGGCTGCCCGTTGCCGCGCAATTCCATGCTTAAGGTCTTGTTGGCGCACAACGCTGCGGACCTGGGAAATGCGGGGCCTGATTACAAATTCGGATACGGGTCCGTACGAACGCAAAACACCATCGACTTTCTGCGCGGGGGCAGTATTCGCGAAGATTCGCTGGACAACGGCGGGCAGAAGAAGTTCTACGTTGACATTGCCTCGGGAACGCCCAGCCTCAAGGTGACGATCGCGTGGGACGACCCCCCCGGCGCCGCCAATACAATTCCTGAACTCGTGAACAACCTTGACCTGACGGTGGTCAGCCCCGCCAGCACGACCTACTATCCTTGGACGCTTGACCCCGCGAACCCTTCCTCGCCGGCGGTTCGGACGCAGCCTGACGCGCGCAACAATATCGAACAAGTGGTGGTCGATTCGCCCGCGACAGGTGTCTGGGAGATCGTGGTGAATGGTACATCGGTTCCGGGCGGGCCCCAAGTGTTTTCCCTGGCGGCTACCCCGGACTTCGTGGGTTGTTTCAGATCATCGCAAG is part of the Candidatus Hydrogenedentota bacterium genome and harbors:
- a CDS encoding tandem-95 repeat protein, which encodes LSATDPDGDALAFTAAGLPAFASLVDHGDGTATLTLAPGYDDSGSYPGVEITVTDDGEPPLSDSETITITVADVPVETLEISREVSPERYTPGQTLDVAVTFTYDGSDPVTALGLFETLPDGWTYVEPVSGPSAVISPTPGQGGTLEFAWLAVPAFPATFVYRVEVPAEESGTQMISGYAEYRLCCDPIQTSVLETSIPEQSAPVANPDSYTVPEDQTLTIVAPGVLGNDTDAEGNALAAVLVTGPGHGALTFNADGSFVYTPAANYNGADSFTYRANDGSLDSNEAAVTITVTPVNDAPVADAGDDQINALTGRTITLDGSDSYDVDGDLIAYEWRFQTLPPASALTDNDIAGWDTASPSFIPDVAGDFVLELVVRDYELDSDPDYVMVSADAQAAPNADAGGNQETLLGDVVVLDGCSSYDPDNGPEPLTYAWSFFSVAAGSALTDDDIVDSTLCSASFTPDVAGVYELVLTVSDGFESDIAVAVITVTEQENVPPVADAGSDQSVAYGTQAYLDGSASYDPDSGPQPLAFLWSFVSLPALSGLTNDDISGRTTALPWFTPDVAGNYVLQLEVTDGEDTATDNVEVICVKELTFQDVTGRVSMSTANESAYMTSRITRMMVCTADLTITNVSTETIELPIHAVFVGTAPGSIPGRWQIDMPEASGQRENGDFYYDLGEKTGITELLPGQSVTFQIKFVFHFSLLHRFSEVIQVWGMAP